One segment of Calypte anna isolate BGI_N300 chromosome 4A, bCalAnn1_v1.p, whole genome shotgun sequence DNA contains the following:
- the CTSO gene encoding cathepsin O encodes MSRLVARPGRSVAMLTLALLWCLLRAGSAALLPPAGSGLGREGGGNGPGRSPWDGGSREKEAVAAALRESTKRIRLLNSSSKDNTTAFYGINQFSHLFPEEFKAIYLRSTPHKLPRYKKVPNGNEKPLPNKFDWRDKKVIAEVRNQQTCGGCWAFSVVGSIESAYAIKGNHLEELSVQQVIDCSYNNYGCSGGSTVSALSWLNQTKVKIVRDSEYTFKAQTGLCHYFGHSDFGVSITGFAAYDFSGQEEEMMRMLVNWGPLAVTVDAVSWQDYLGGIIQYHCSSGRANHAVLITGFDRTGSIPYWIVQNSWGPTWGLDGYVRVKIGGNVCGIADTVSSVFV; translated from the exons ATGTCGCGACTCGTCGCTCGCCCCGGGCGGTCGGTGGCGATGCTAACGCTGGCGCTTCTCTGGTGCCTGCTGCGGGCGGGCAGTGCTGCCCTCCTGCCGCCTGCAGGCAGCGGGCTGGGGCGGGAGGGCGGTGGCAATGGCCCGGGCCGCTCTCCGTGGGACGGAGGCAGTCGGGAGAAAGAAGCGGTGGCGGCGGCCCTTCgg GAAAGCACTAAGAGAATTAGATTACTAAATTCATCATCAAAAGATAATACGACTGCTTTCTATGGAATAAATCAGTTTTCTCACCTGTTTCCTGAAGAGTTCAAAG CTATTTACTTAAGAAGCACACCTCACAAACTTCCCAGATACAAAAAAGTGccaaatggaaatgaaaaaccTTTGCCAAATAAGTTTGACTGGAGGGACAAGAAAGTCATTGCAGAAGTGAGAAATCAGCAAACT TGTGGAGGCTGCTGGGCCTTCAGTGTTGTGGGTAGTATAGAGTCTGCCTATGCAATTAAAGGAAATCACCTGGAAGAACTCAGTGTACAGCAGGTTATTGACTGTTCCTACAATAATTATGGCTGCAGCGGAGGATCCACTGTTAGTGCTTTGAGCTGGCTGAACCAG ACAAAAGTAAAAATTGTGAGAGATTCAGAATACACTTTTAAAGCTCAGACAGGACTGTGTCATTATTTTGGTCACTCAGATTTTGGAGTTTCAATAACTGGATTTGCTGCTTATGACTTCAG TGgtcaggaagaagaaatgatGAGGATGCTGGTTAACTGGGGCCCTTTGGCAGTGACCGTGGATGCAGTTAGCTGGCAGGATTATCTTGGTGGGATTATACAGTATCACTGCTCCAGTGGAAGAGCAAATCATGCTGTCCTTATCACTGGGTTTGACAGAACAG GGAGTATCCCTTACTGGATTGTACAGAATTCTTGGGGACCTACGTGGGGACTAGATGGCTACGTCCGTGTTAAGATAGGTGGCAATGTCTGTG GTATAGCAGATACAGTTTCATCAGTGTTTGTTTGA